The Janthinobacterium lividum genome has a window encoding:
- the gltX gene encoding glutamate--tRNA ligase — MTTTATPVRTRFAPSPTGYLHLGGARTALYSWAYARHFGGTFVLRIEDTDVERSTPEAVQAIIEGMKWLGLDHDEGPFYQMQRMDRYREVVAQMLAEGTAYHCYSSPEEVEAMRERMRAAGEKPRYDGTWRPEPGKTLPAIPADRKPVVRFKNPLDGDVTWDDVVKGTITISNRELDDLVIARPDGTPTYNFCVAVDDWDMQITHVIRGDDHVNNTPRQINILRAIGAPLPLYGHLPMILGADGEKLSKRHGAVSVMDYPAQGFLPEAMLNYLARLGWSHGDDEVFSTEQFCEWFNLNHLSKSAAQFNNEKLAWLNNHYIKQADNTRLADLARPQMLAAGAVFESAPDLAQVLGMMKERANTVNELAAASMLFFREPQPEAELAAQHITDAIKPVLAQFAERIATVEWSKEAVAAMIKEVLAANTIKMPLLAMPLRLILTGQLQTPAIDQVVVIFGRDTVLARLAKWL; from the coding sequence ATGACCACAACCGCTACTCCCGTCCGTACCCGTTTCGCTCCCAGCCCGACCGGCTATCTGCACCTTGGCGGCGCCCGCACCGCTTTATATAGCTGGGCGTATGCCCGCCACTTCGGCGGCACCTTCGTGCTGCGCATCGAAGACACGGACGTGGAGCGTTCCACGCCGGAAGCCGTGCAAGCCATCATCGAAGGCATGAAGTGGCTGGGCCTGGACCACGACGAAGGCCCGTTCTACCAGATGCAGCGCATGGACCGCTACCGCGAAGTGGTGGCGCAGATGCTGGCAGAGGGTACGGCTTACCATTGCTATTCCTCGCCGGAAGAAGTCGAAGCGATGCGCGAGCGCATGCGCGCCGCCGGCGAAAAGCCGCGCTATGACGGCACATGGCGCCCGGAGCCGGGCAAGACCCTGCCGGCCATCCCTGCCGACCGCAAGCCCGTCGTGCGCTTCAAGAACCCGCTCGATGGCGACGTGACCTGGGACGATGTCGTCAAGGGCACGATCACGATTTCGAACCGCGAGCTGGACGACCTGGTGATCGCCCGTCCGGACGGCACGCCGACGTATAACTTCTGCGTGGCAGTCGATGACTGGGACATGCAGATTACCCACGTGATCCGCGGCGACGACCATGTCAACAACACCCCGCGCCAGATCAACATCCTGCGCGCCATCGGCGCACCGCTGCCGCTGTATGGCCACCTGCCGATGATTTTGGGCGCGGACGGCGAGAAGCTGTCGAAGCGCCACGGCGCCGTCAGCGTGATGGATTACCCGGCGCAGGGCTTCCTGCCGGAAGCAATGCTGAACTACCTGGCGCGCCTGGGCTGGAGCCACGGCGACGATGAAGTGTTCTCGACCGAGCAGTTCTGTGAGTGGTTCAACCTGAATCACCTGTCGAAATCGGCGGCCCAGTTCAACAATGAAAAACTGGCCTGGCTGAACAACCACTATATCAAGCAGGCCGACAACACGCGCCTGGCCGACCTGGCGCGCCCGCAAATGCTGGCCGCCGGCGCCGTCTTCGAAAGCGCGCCAGACCTGGCGCAAGTGCTGGGCATGATGAAAGAGCGCGCCAACACCGTCAATGAGCTGGCTGCCGCCTCGATGCTGTTCTTCCGCGAGCCGCAGCCGGAAGCGGAACTGGCGGCGCAGCACATCACGGATGCCATCAAGCCCGTGCTGGCGCAGTTCGCCGAGCGTATCGCCACGGTGGAGTGGAGCAAGGAAGCCGTCGCCGCCATGATCAAGGAAGTGCTGGCCGCCAACACCATCAAGATGCCGCTGCTGGCCATGCCTTTGCGCCTGATTTTGACGGGCCAGCTGCAGACGCCGGCCATCGATCAGGTGGTGGTGATCTTTGGCCGCGACACCGTGCTGGCGCGCCTGGCAAAGTGGTTGTAA
- a CDS encoding LysR family transcriptional regulator, with translation MQRAYFGLERIVSTAAALRQFDQGQLSIACLPVFSQSLLPQACKRFVADFPKVSISITPQESPLLEEWLSAQRHDIGLTEVGNAPPGTALDTLMSVDEVCVLPDGHALASKTVLQPADFAGQPFISLAAVDPYRQQIDAIFAQARVERRMALDTHSAASVCAMVREGVGLAIVNPLTALDYAGQGLQMRRFAVSLPFTVNLVKPLHRPLSQLVALFEQALHAQADEVKRRLLQL, from the coding sequence GTGCAGCGCGCGTATTTCGGCCTGGAGCGCATCGTCAGCACGGCGGCGGCCTTGCGCCAGTTTGACCAGGGGCAGTTGTCGATTGCGTGCCTGCCCGTGTTTTCCCAGTCGCTGCTGCCGCAGGCGTGCAAGCGTTTCGTCGCCGATTTTCCCAAGGTGAGCATCAGCATCACACCGCAGGAGTCGCCGCTGCTGGAGGAGTGGCTGTCGGCGCAGCGCCACGATATCGGCCTGACGGAAGTGGGCAATGCGCCGCCGGGCACCGCGCTCGATACGTTGATGTCCGTCGATGAAGTGTGCGTGCTGCCCGACGGCCATGCGCTCGCAAGCAAAACCGTGCTGCAGCCGGCGGACTTCGCGGGCCAGCCATTCATCAGCCTGGCCGCCGTCGACCCCTACCGCCAGCAGATCGATGCCATCTTCGCGCAGGCGAGAGTGGAGCGGCGCATGGCGCTCGACACGCACAGCGCCGCCTCCGTGTGCGCGATGGTGCGCGAAGGCGTGGGGCTGGCCATCGTCAATCCGCTCACAGCCCTGGACTACGCGGGGCAGGGCTTGCAGATGCGCCGCTTTGCCGTGTCCTTGCCGTTCACCGTGAATCTGGTCAAGCCCCTGCACCGGCCCTTGTCGCAACTCGTCGCCCTGTTCGAGCAGGCGCTGCATGCGCAGGCGGACGAGGTGAAAAGGCGCTTGCTGCAGCTGTGA
- the lysA gene encoding diaminopimelate decarboxylase → MKPVTDQTLAQLAQEHGTPLWVYDAATIRARVAQLAQFDTVRFAQKANSNIHLLTLMREAGVHVDAVSLGEIERALQAGFTPAQTNGAAGVVFTCDLFDRATLARVAAAKIEVNCGSVDMLRQLGPVSPGHRVWLRINPGYGHGHSNKTNTGGENSKHGIWHEELPEALAVIRAHGLHLVGLHMHIGSGVDYSHLETVCGTMVDLVKNMGHDIEAISTGGGLSVPYREGEQPVDTDHYFQLWDAARKQIEAHLGHAVHLEIEPGRFLVADAGLLVAEVRATKQMGGNHFTLLDTGFNELMRPAMYGSYHEMSVIAHDGRVLDAQRATVVGGPLCESGDVFTQRDGGVVETRLLPAAQVGDYVVFEGAGAYGASMSSNYNSRPHAAEYLADGEASRLIRRRQTVAELIALEQL, encoded by the coding sequence ATGAAGCCCGTCACCGACCAGACCCTCGCCCAACTCGCCCAGGAACACGGCACGCCCCTGTGGGTGTATGACGCGGCCACCATCCGCGCGCGCGTGGCGCAGCTGGCGCAGTTCGACACTGTGCGCTTCGCGCAAAAGGCCAATTCGAACATCCATCTGCTCACCTTGATGCGCGAGGCGGGCGTGCACGTGGACGCCGTCTCGCTGGGCGAGATCGAGCGCGCGCTGCAGGCAGGCTTTACGCCGGCACAGACAAACGGCGCGGCCGGCGTGGTATTCACCTGCGACCTGTTCGACCGCGCCACCCTGGCGCGCGTGGCGGCGGCGAAGATCGAAGTCAATTGCGGCTCCGTCGACATGCTGCGCCAGTTGGGCCCAGTGTCGCCCGGCCACCGCGTCTGGCTGCGCATCAATCCAGGCTATGGACATGGCCACAGCAACAAGACCAATACGGGCGGCGAAAACAGCAAGCACGGTATCTGGCACGAAGAGCTGCCAGAGGCGCTGGCCGTCATCCGCGCACATGGACTGCACCTGGTGGGCCTGCACATGCACATCGGCTCGGGCGTCGACTACAGCCACCTGGAAACCGTCTGCGGCACCATGGTGGACCTGGTGAAAAACATGGGCCACGACATCGAAGCCATTTCCACGGGTGGCGGCCTGTCCGTGCCTTACCGCGAGGGCGAGCAACCCGTCGACACGGACCACTACTTCCAGCTGTGGGATGCGGCACGCAAGCAGATCGAGGCGCACCTGGGCCACGCCGTGCACCTGGAAATCGAACCGGGCCGCTTCCTCGTGGCCGACGCGGGCCTGCTGGTGGCCGAAGTGCGCGCCACCAAGCAAATGGGCGGCAACCACTTCACCTTGCTGGATACGGGTTTCAATGAACTGATGCGCCCAGCCATGTACGGCAGCTATCATGAAATGTCGGTCATCGCGCACGATGGCCGCGTTCTCGATGCACAGCGCGCCACCGTGGTCGGCGGCCCCCTGTGCGAATCGGGCGACGTCTTCACCCAGCGCGATGGCGGCGTGGTCGAAACACGCCTTCTGCCTGCAGCGCAGGTGGGCGACTACGTCGTCTTCGAAGGCGCAGGCGCGTACGGCGCATCGATGTCGTCGAACTACAACAGCCGCCCGCATGCGGCCGAATACCTGGCCGATGGAGAAGCTTCGCGCCTGATCCGCCGTCGCCAGACGGTGGCCGAGCTGATCGCGCTGGAACAACTGTAA